CAGTAAGTTTATTCCTTGCAAATAAAATAAATTTTTTGGATATAGGTAATATACTAGAAGAATGTATGAATAAATTTACTTCACAAAATAAATACACTTTGGAAGACTTACTTGATCTAGAAATAAAAGTTAGGAAATATGTAAAAGATAAATTTATCAAATAAGATTGGGAGGAATACCATTTGTATATAATAGCAGCGATAATAGCCTTTGGCGTATTGATTATAATTCATGAACTGGGACATTTTACTATGGCAAAATTAAATGGAGTAAAAGTTGAAGAATTTTCTATAGGAATGGGACCTAAACTCTTTGGAATAAAGGGCAAGGAAACGGAATATCATATAAGACTTCTTCCTATTGGTGGATATGTAAAAATGCTGGGTGATGAGGGAGAAAGTGATGACCCTAGGGCTTTTAATAATAAAAGCCCTCTTAGAAAACTAAGTGTAGTAATAGCTGGACCTATAATGAATTTTGTACTTGGAGTTATACTATTTGCAATAATAGCTTCTGCAAGGGGGTATTTATCCCCTGTAGTAAATAAAGTAACTCCAAATCAACCTGCAGCTTTAGCAGGTATTAAATTAGGGGATAAAATAACCAGGGTGAATAATTCAAAGATATCTACCTGGGAGGATTTTGTAACAGAAGTTTATACTACAAGTGGAAATCCCATTAATATAACTTATGAACGTGGTGGAAGTACAAATCAAGTTAGAGTAACTCCTGTAAAAGATAAAAAGGAGAATAGATATATTGTAGGAATTGAAGCAACTCAAGTGACTAAACCTACTTTAAGTCAGTCAGTATCCTATGGATTTATAGAAACTAAATCCTTAATCAAACAGACATTTAGCTTTTTTAAAACACTATTTAGAGGAAAAGCATCTATGAATGATGTAGGTGGACCTGTTACTATAATAAAGATATCAGGTGCAGCAGCAAAAGCAGGCATATTGAGTCTGATGGCATTTTCAGCTTATATAAGTATACAGCTTGCTATATTTAACATAATACCTTTTCCAGCTTTGGACGGAGGATATATATTTTTATTTTTGTTTGAAATAATAACAGGCAAAAAGGTAGATGAAAACAGAGTTGGAATGATAAATTATGTTGGATTTGCAATACTTATGGCACTTATGGTACTAGTTACAGTAAAGGACATATTCTATCCTATAAAATTTTAAGTAACATTAAATAATTAATTCACAATGTACTATGCTCAATTCACAATTAAGGATGATTTTCTGTGGTAACAGAAAATCTAAAAATTTAATGTTCATACTACTTAGTTTTTAGATTTTTCATAGTATTAATGAAAAAACTACCGAAATTGTGAATTGTGAATTGTGAATTGAATAAATTGGTGGTGAAATTTTGAATAGAGCAAAAAAGAAAACAGTAAAAGTGGGCAATATATTTTTGGGTGGAGATTTTCCAGTAGCCGTACAGTCTATGACAAATACAGATACTAGGAATGTAGAAGCTACTACAGCTCAGATATTTGAGCTAAAAGAAGCAGGCTGTGATATTGTCAGATGTGCAGTGCCTGACGATATAGCTTGCAATTCTATGAAAAAAATCATAGAAAGAGTAGATATTCCACTTGTAGCAGATATACATTTTGATTATAAGTTGGCACTTAAATCTATAGAAAACGGAATATCCGCACTTAGAATAAATCCTGGAAATATTGGAAACATAGAAAGAGTACGAGAAGTGGCAAGAGCAGCAAAAGAAGCTAATATTCCAATTAGAATAGGAGTAAACTCTGGATCTTTAAAAAAGGATATTTTAAATAAATATGGTAGAGTTTGTTCCGATGCACTAGTAGATAGTGCTCTAGAACATGTAAAAATATTAGAAGATGTAGGATTTTATGATATAGTCATATCCATAAAATCTTCAAATGTAAATCAAATGGTAGAAAGTTACAGAAAAATATCTGAAATTGTAGATTATCCACTTCACCTTGGAGTAACAGAAGCGGGAACCATTTGGCGAGGAACTATAAAATCGAGCATAGGTATAGGTACTCTTTTGATGGAAGGTATAGGAGACACTATAAGAGTATCCCTTACAGGAAATCCAGTGGAAGAAGTAAGAGTGGGAAAAGAAATATTAAAATCCTGTGGACTTATAAAAGAAGGTGTGGAATTTATATCATGTCCTACCTGTGGCAGAACTGAAATTGATTTAATTAAAATAGCTGAGCAAGTGGAAAAAAGGCTTTTAAATATGCATAAAAACATAAAGGTTGCAGTTATGGGATGTGTAGTAAATGGACCGGGTGAGGCTCGGGAAGCGGATATTGGTATAGCAGGTGGCAAAGGTGAAGGCATCATATTTAAAAAAGGGAAAATAGTAAAAAAGGTAAGTGAGGAAAGTTTAGTAGAATCACTTATAGAAGAGATAAAAAACATTTAATTTTTGTATGATTAATTCAAATTACTTATATTTTGGGTAACCTTGTGAATAATTTTTCTTGAAATAAAAATTATGGTGTGTTAAAATATAAATGGTAAATCTACAGAAGTTTATTTAGAATGTAGGAGTGGGTTTTAACCC
The genomic region above belongs to Clostridium sp. AWRP and contains:
- the rseP gene encoding RIP metalloprotease RseP translates to MYIIAAIIAFGVLIIIHELGHFTMAKLNGVKVEEFSIGMGPKLFGIKGKETEYHIRLLPIGGYVKMLGDEGESDDPRAFNNKSPLRKLSVVIAGPIMNFVLGVILFAIIASARGYLSPVVNKVTPNQPAALAGIKLGDKITRVNNSKISTWEDFVTEVYTTSGNPINITYERGGSTNQVRVTPVKDKKENRYIVGIEATQVTKPTLSQSVSYGFIETKSLIKQTFSFFKTLFRGKASMNDVGGPVTIIKISGAAAKAGILSLMAFSAYISIQLAIFNIIPFPALDGGYIFLFLFEIITGKKVDENRVGMINYVGFAILMALMVLVTVKDIFYPIKF
- the ispG gene encoding flavodoxin-dependent (E)-4-hydroxy-3-methylbut-2-enyl-diphosphate synthase — protein: MNRAKKKTVKVGNIFLGGDFPVAVQSMTNTDTRNVEATTAQIFELKEAGCDIVRCAVPDDIACNSMKKIIERVDIPLVADIHFDYKLALKSIENGISALRINPGNIGNIERVREVARAAKEANIPIRIGVNSGSLKKDILNKYGRVCSDALVDSALEHVKILEDVGFYDIVISIKSSNVNQMVESYRKISEIVDYPLHLGVTEAGTIWRGTIKSSIGIGTLLMEGIGDTIRVSLTGNPVEEVRVGKEILKSCGLIKEGVEFISCPTCGRTEIDLIKIAEQVEKRLLNMHKNIKVAVMGCVVNGPGEAREADIGIAGGKGEGIIFKKGKIVKKVSEESLVESLIEEIKNI